One Streptomyces sp. SAI-135 DNA segment encodes these proteins:
- a CDS encoding beta-ketoacyl-[acyl-carrier-protein] synthase family protein, which translates to MRRRVAVTGIGIVAPGGIGVPAFWDLLTSGRTATRGITFFDPSGLRSQIAAECDFDPAAHGLDAEQIARSDRYLQFALVAGEEAIRDSGLDLAAENPWRVGVSLGTAVGGTTRLEHDYVLVSHGGQRWDVDPAQAGAHLHRAFAPSTLASAVAERFEARGPVQTVSTGCTSGLDAVGYAFHTIEEGRADVCIAGASDSPISPITMACFDAIKATSPNNDDPAHASRPFDARRNGFVMGEGGAVLVLEELEHARARGAHVYCEIGGYATFGNAYHMTGLTGEGLEMARAIEDALGQARLDATAIDYVNAHGSGTVQNDRHETAAVKRALGAHAYDTPMSSIKSMVGHSLGAIGAIEVVACTLALAHQVVPPTANYETPDPECDLDYVPRVARERRLRSVLSVGSGFGGFQSAVIMTLPRERTE; encoded by the coding sequence ATGAGGAGGCGCGTGGCGGTCACCGGCATAGGAATCGTCGCCCCGGGCGGCATCGGTGTCCCGGCGTTCTGGGATCTGCTGACCAGCGGTCGTACGGCGACCCGCGGCATCACGTTCTTCGACCCGTCCGGGCTGCGTTCGCAGATCGCCGCCGAGTGCGACTTCGACCCGGCGGCGCACGGACTGGACGCGGAGCAGATCGCCCGGAGCGACCGGTACCTCCAGTTCGCCCTGGTCGCCGGCGAGGAGGCGATACGGGACTCCGGTCTCGACCTCGCCGCGGAGAACCCGTGGCGGGTCGGGGTCTCGCTGGGCACCGCGGTCGGCGGAACCACCCGGCTGGAGCACGACTACGTCCTGGTCAGCCATGGCGGGCAGCGCTGGGACGTGGACCCCGCGCAGGCCGGCGCGCATCTGCACCGGGCGTTCGCGCCCAGCACCCTCGCCTCGGCGGTCGCGGAGCGGTTCGAGGCCCGCGGGCCGGTGCAGACCGTCTCCACGGGCTGCACCTCGGGACTGGACGCGGTCGGGTACGCCTTCCACACGATCGAGGAGGGCCGGGCCGACGTGTGCATCGCGGGCGCCTCGGACTCCCCGATCTCCCCGATCACCATGGCCTGCTTCGACGCCATCAAGGCCACCTCCCCGAACAACGACGACCCCGCCCACGCCTCCCGTCCCTTCGACGCCCGGCGCAACGGGTTCGTCATGGGCGAGGGCGGCGCGGTGCTCGTCCTGGAGGAACTGGAACACGCCCGGGCCCGCGGCGCGCACGTGTACTGCGAGATAGGCGGCTACGCCACCTTCGGCAACGCCTACCACATGACCGGTCTGACCGGTGAGGGCCTGGAGATGGCCCGCGCCATCGAGGACGCCCTCGGCCAGGCCCGGCTCGACGCCACGGCGATCGACTACGTCAACGCGCACGGCTCGGGCACCGTCCAGAACGACCGGCACGAGACGGCCGCGGTCAAGCGGGCGCTGGGCGCACACGCCTACGACACGCCCATGAGTTCCATCAAGTCCATGGTGGGCCACTCCCTCGGCGCGATCGGGGCGATCGAGGTCGTCGCCTGCACGCTGGCCCTGGCCCACCAGGTGGTCCCGCCCACCGCCAACTACGAGACACCCGACCCCGAGTGCGACCTGGACTACGTGCCGCGGGTCGCCCGTGAGCGCAGGCTGCGCAGCGTGCTCTCGGTGGGCAGCGGGTTCGGCGGCTTCCAGTCCGCGGTGATCATGACCCTGCCGAGGGAGAGAACCGAATGA
- a CDS encoding methyltransferase codes for MTTAQTAPPPSMRLRELVFGAACAAALRAAARLGVADALEDGPTAVEDLAAAVKTEPGTLRRLLRALSCHGIFTEQPDGRFAHTDMSRLLREDDPNSLRAIALWCTEPWTWAAWPMLDEAVRSGRNVVEDLYGKEFFQYLNEDAPESADVFNRAMTTSSVQSARDVAQFLDLSGCGSVADIGGGQGHVVASLLEKYPALHGTLLDLPRVVENADPRLRPGGALADRMRLVPGDCRVAVPVKADVYVIKNILEWDDDSTSRTLRNVIEAGGPGARVVVIENLVDDSPSMRFSTAMDLLLLLNVGGAKHTTESLTGRLTEAGLVIEDVRPVNPYLHAFDCTVPA; via the coding sequence ATGACGACCGCTCAGACCGCTCCGCCGCCGTCCATGCGGCTCCGGGAGCTGGTGTTCGGCGCGGCCTGCGCGGCCGCCCTGCGCGCGGCCGCCCGGCTGGGCGTCGCCGACGCCCTCGAGGACGGCCCGACGGCCGTGGAGGACCTCGCGGCCGCGGTGAAGACCGAGCCCGGGACCCTGCGACGGCTCCTGCGCGCCCTGTCCTGCCACGGCATCTTCACCGAGCAGCCGGACGGGAGGTTCGCGCACACCGACATGTCCCGGCTGCTGCGCGAGGACGACCCGAACAGCCTGCGCGCCATCGCGCTGTGGTGCACCGAGCCGTGGACCTGGGCCGCGTGGCCGATGCTGGACGAGGCGGTGCGCTCCGGCCGCAACGTCGTGGAGGACCTCTACGGCAAGGAGTTCTTCCAGTACCTCAACGAGGACGCCCCGGAGTCGGCGGACGTCTTCAACCGCGCCATGACGACCTCCAGCGTGCAGTCCGCACGGGACGTCGCGCAGTTCCTGGACCTGTCGGGATGCGGGTCGGTCGCCGACATCGGCGGTGGCCAGGGGCATGTGGTGGCGAGCCTGCTGGAGAAGTACCCGGCGCTCCACGGCACCCTGCTCGACCTGCCGCGCGTCGTGGAGAACGCCGACCCCCGGCTGCGTCCGGGAGGCGCGCTCGCGGACCGGATGCGCCTGGTGCCCGGCGACTGCCGCGTCGCCGTCCCGGTCAAGGCCGACGTGTACGTCATCAAGAACATCCTGGAGTGGGACGACGACAGCACGTCCCGCACCCTGCGCAACGTCATCGAGGCGGGCGGCCCCGGAGCGCGGGTCGTGGTCATCGAGAACCTCGTCGACGACTCGCCCTCGATGCGGTTCAGCACCGCCATGGACCTGCTGCTGCTCCTCAACGTCGGAGGGGCCAAGCACACCACCGAGAGCCTGACCGGCAGGCTGACGGAGGCGGGCCTGGTCATCGAGGACGTCCGCCCGGTCAACCCCTATCTGCACGCGTTCGACTGCACCGTCCCCGCCTGA
- a CDS encoding ketosynthase chain-length factor, whose translation MSAPQPRRAAVTGIGVVAPNGTNTEAFWKATMEGVAVLDRITRDGCEHLPLRVAGQIRDFDPPSAIEERYLVQTDRFTHFAMAAADLALDDAGLGRSDTDAAPFSVGVVTAAGSGGGEFGQRELQQLWGKGSRFVGPYQSIAWFYAASTGQISIRRGLKGPCGVVASDEAGGLDALAHAARAVRRGTDVMVAGATEAPLAPYSMVCQLGYEELSTVAEPDRAYRPFTSAACGFVPAEGGAMLVVEAEGAARDRGVPVRATLAGHAATFTGASRWQESRQGLAQAIRGALDEAGCAPEEIDVVFADALGVPEADRAEALAIADALGAHAARVPVTAPKTAVGRAYGAAPVLDVAAAVLAMEHGLIPPTPNVFDICHDLDLVTVRARAAEVRTALVLSRGLMGSNAALVLRRGAAGAS comes from the coding sequence ATGAGCGCACCGCAGCCCCGACGCGCGGCCGTCACCGGAATCGGCGTGGTCGCGCCCAACGGAACCAACACCGAGGCCTTCTGGAAGGCCACCATGGAGGGCGTCGCGGTCCTGGACCGGATCACCCGTGACGGGTGCGAGCACCTGCCGCTGCGGGTCGCCGGGCAGATCCGGGACTTCGATCCGCCGTCCGCGATCGAGGAGCGCTACCTCGTCCAGACCGACCGCTTCACGCACTTCGCGATGGCCGCGGCCGACCTGGCCCTTGACGACGCCGGGCTCGGCCGGTCCGACACCGACGCCGCGCCGTTCTCGGTGGGCGTGGTCACCGCGGCCGGTTCCGGCGGCGGCGAGTTCGGCCAGCGCGAGCTCCAGCAACTGTGGGGCAAGGGCAGCCGGTTCGTCGGGCCGTACCAGTCCATCGCCTGGTTCTACGCCGCCAGCACCGGCCAGATCTCCATCCGGCGCGGCCTCAAGGGCCCCTGCGGGGTGGTCGCCTCCGACGAGGCCGGCGGTCTGGACGCCCTGGCGCACGCGGCGCGGGCGGTGCGGCGCGGCACCGACGTGATGGTGGCGGGCGCGACCGAGGCCCCGCTGGCCCCCTACTCGATGGTCTGCCAGCTCGGTTACGAGGAGCTGAGCACGGTCGCCGAACCGGACCGTGCCTACCGCCCGTTCACCTCCGCGGCCTGCGGGTTCGTGCCGGCCGAGGGCGGGGCCATGCTCGTCGTGGAGGCCGAGGGCGCGGCCCGGGATCGGGGCGTGCCGGTACGGGCCACCCTGGCCGGACACGCGGCGACCTTCACCGGCGCCTCCCGCTGGCAGGAGTCCCGCCAGGGGCTGGCCCAGGCGATCCGGGGCGCCCTGGACGAGGCGGGGTGCGCGCCGGAGGAGATCGACGTGGTCTTCGCCGACGCCCTCGGGGTCCCGGAGGCCGACCGTGCCGAGGCGCTGGCGATCGCGGACGCCCTCGGTGCGCACGCCGCCCGGGTGCCCGTCACGGCGCCGAAGACCGCCGTCGGCCGGGCCTACGGCGCGGCTCCCGTCCTGGACGTGGCCGCCGCGGTGCTCGCGATGGAGCACGGGCTGATCCCGCCCACCCCCAACGTCTTCGACATCTGCCACGACCTCGACCTCGTCACGGTGCGCGCGCGAGCCGCCGAGGTGCGCACGGCGCTGGTCCTCAGCCGGGGACTCATGGGGTCGAACGCGGCGCTGGTGCTACGGCGCGGTGCCGCCGGCGCCTCCTAG
- a CDS encoding FAD-dependent monooxygenase, which produces MNQRAAQAGPATHRVPVLIVGGSLVGLSTSVFLGRLGVPHTLVERHAGTSIHPRGRGNNVRTMELFRTAGLEPMIRQAAATLADNHGILQTPTLVGDAGEWLFKEIDAGGGLARFSPSSWCLCSQNDLEPVLLDHAGRLGGDLRYATELLSFESDSSGVTAVLKSRETGEHTTVLADYLVAADGPRSPVREQLGIGQSGPGELFSNVSITFRSRRLADVVGERRFIVCYLTDPAADGALLPVDNRENWVFHAPWHPERGETLEEFTDERCVAHIRRAIGVADLDVEITGRAPWHAAQRVARSYRSGRVFLAGDSAHEMSPTGAFGSNTGIQDAHNLAWKLAAVLGGWAGEGLLDSYDAERRPVAEATSARAAARSAEHSHPGYAPAPGTGGGPQRGILNVALGYRYPQGAVVGADPAGPVVPDRLDLSGEPGSRAPHMAVRQQGERISTLDLYERSLVLLSGAGSASGWHEAAVRLAEETSVPLVSYRLGAGPHAELTPEDGTDWSAAHGTTPEGAVLVRPDGFVAWRSPGPVPDARSALRQVLKAVLKSL; this is translated from the coding sequence ATGAACCAGAGAGCTGCCCAGGCCGGCCCCGCGACGCACCGGGTCCCGGTCCTCATCGTCGGCGGTTCCCTCGTCGGCCTGTCCACCTCGGTGTTCCTGGGCCGGCTGGGCGTACCGCACACCCTGGTGGAGCGCCACGCGGGCACCTCCATCCACCCCCGAGGCCGCGGCAACAACGTGCGCACGATGGAACTGTTCCGCACGGCCGGCCTCGAACCGATGATCCGTCAGGCGGCCGCCACGCTGGCCGACAACCACGGCATCCTGCAGACCCCCACCCTCGTCGGCGACGCGGGCGAGTGGCTGTTCAAGGAGATCGACGCGGGCGGCGGACTGGCCCGCTTCAGCCCCAGCTCATGGTGTCTGTGCAGCCAGAACGACCTGGAGCCGGTGCTGCTCGACCACGCCGGCCGGCTCGGCGGCGATCTGCGGTACGCCACCGAACTGCTGTCGTTCGAGAGTGACAGCTCGGGCGTCACCGCGGTCCTCAAGAGCCGGGAGACCGGCGAGCACACCACCGTCCTCGCGGACTACCTGGTCGCCGCCGACGGCCCCCGCAGCCCCGTCCGCGAGCAGCTCGGCATCGGCCAGAGCGGTCCCGGTGAGCTGTTCAGCAACGTCAGCATCACCTTCCGCTCCCGCCGCCTGGCCGACGTCGTGGGCGAGCGCCGTTTCATCGTCTGCTATCTGACCGACCCGGCGGCCGACGGCGCCCTGCTGCCCGTGGACAACCGTGAGAACTGGGTCTTCCACGCGCCCTGGCACCCCGAACGCGGCGAAACGCTGGAGGAGTTCACCGACGAGCGGTGCGTCGCCCACATCCGCCGCGCGATCGGTGTCGCCGATCTGGACGTGGAGATCACCGGCCGGGCCCCCTGGCACGCCGCCCAGCGCGTCGCGCGCAGCTACCGGTCGGGGCGCGTCTTCCTGGCCGGCGACTCGGCCCACGAGATGTCCCCCACCGGGGCGTTCGGCTCCAACACCGGTATCCAGGACGCGCACAACCTCGCCTGGAAGCTCGCGGCGGTCCTCGGGGGGTGGGCCGGGGAAGGGCTCCTCGACTCCTACGACGCGGAGCGGCGCCCGGTGGCGGAGGCGACCAGCGCCCGCGCCGCCGCCCGTTCGGCCGAGCACAGCCACCCCGGTTACGCCCCGGCCCCCGGCACCGGCGGCGGCCCGCAGCGCGGCATCCTCAACGTGGCCCTCGGCTACCGCTATCCGCAGGGCGCCGTCGTGGGCGCCGACCCCGCCGGCCCGGTCGTCCCGGACCGCCTGGACCTGTCCGGTGAACCCGGCAGCAGGGCACCCCACATGGCGGTACGTCAGCAGGGTGAGCGGATCTCCACCCTGGACCTCTACGAACGCTCGCTCGTCCTGCTCAGCGGAGCCGGATCGGCCAGTGGCTGGCACGAGGCCGCCGTCCGCCTCGCCGAGGAGACGTCCGTCCCGCTGGTCTCGTACCGGCTGGGCGCGGGACCGCACGCCGAGCTGACGCCCGAGGACGGCACCGACTGGTCGGCCGCGCACGGAACGACGCCCGAGGGCGCCGTGCTCGTGCGGCCCGACGGGTTCGTGGCCTGGCGTTCGCCGGGACCGGTCCCGGACGCGCGGTCGGCGCTGCGTCAGGTCCTGAAGGCCGTGCTGAAGTCCCTCTGA
- a CDS encoding SchA/CurD-like domain-containing protein: MTTTSERVSKAPTQQASQRVSQSVFDGSRLRVVLLVDVYDGAQQQFLEAYESLCSQVASVPGHVSDQLCQSIENPSQWLITSEWESAPPFLTWVNSEEHVRMVEPLHSCVRDTRSLRFHIVRETGGPAVQSGPEERRLQAAPRIGDGLIRHALTFTVKPGSEATVAEILAGYTSPEPRVDDTTRLCRTSLFMHGNRVVRAIEVRGDLLAALRHVARQPEVRAVEEAINPYLEQDRDLNDPESARMFFTRAALPAVHHVTAGQESPQAERHALYYPAREGCGLQLAELLARQDEAAADDPRGPVLRSTIFQRDDVVMRLVDVRGPLDSDPGPVLGLTDHGRAAELTALLDAAALGTDGPALRDSSPADLLAVSRMDLVTDRRAPGA, translated from the coding sequence ATGACCACCACGTCCGAACGTGTTTCGAAAGCGCCTACGCAACAGGCGTCGCAGCGGGTCTCCCAGTCCGTGTTCGACGGCTCCAGGCTCCGTGTCGTCCTGCTGGTGGACGTCTACGACGGGGCCCAGCAGCAGTTCCTGGAGGCGTACGAAAGTCTGTGCAGCCAGGTCGCCTCGGTGCCCGGACATGTCAGCGACCAGCTCTGCCAGTCCATCGAGAACCCCTCCCAGTGGCTCATCACCAGTGAGTGGGAGAGCGCCCCGCCGTTCCTGACCTGGGTCAACAGCGAGGAACACGTACGGATGGTGGAGCCGCTGCACAGCTGCGTCCGGGACACCCGCTCGCTGCGCTTCCACATCGTCCGCGAGACCGGCGGACCGGCGGTGCAGAGCGGACCCGAGGAGCGCCGGCTCCAGGCGGCGCCCAGGATCGGTGACGGACTGATCCGCCACGCGCTCACCTTCACGGTCAAGCCGGGCAGCGAGGCCACCGTCGCCGAGATCCTCGCCGGCTACACCTCGCCGGAACCGCGGGTCGACGACACCACCCGGCTGTGCCGCACCTCGCTGTTCATGCACGGCAACCGGGTGGTCCGGGCCATCGAGGTGCGCGGCGACCTGCTCGCCGCCCTGCGCCACGTCGCCCGGCAGCCCGAGGTGCGGGCCGTCGAGGAGGCCATCAACCCCTATCTGGAGCAGGACCGGGACCTGAACGACCCCGAGTCGGCCCGCATGTTCTTCACCCGCGCGGCTCTGCCCGCCGTTCACCATGTGACGGCCGGTCAGGAAAGCCCGCAGGCCGAACGGCACGCGCTGTACTACCCGGCCCGCGAGGGATGCGGCCTGCAGCTGGCCGAGCTGCTCGCCCGCCAGGACGAGGCGGCGGCGGACGATCCGCGCGGACCGGTGCTGCGCAGCACGATCTTCCAGCGCGACGACGTCGTGATGCGGCTGGTCGACGTGCGTGGCCCGCTCGACAGCGACCCCGGTCCCGTGCTCGGTCTCACGGACCACGGCCGGGCCGCCGAACTGACGGCCCTGCTCGACGCCGCGGCCCTCGGGACGGACGGTCCGGCGCTGCGGGACAGCTCCCCCGCCGACCTCCTCGCGGTCTCCCGCATGGACCTCGTCACCGACCGCCGCGCACCCGGCGCCTGA
- a CDS encoding right-handed parallel beta-helix repeat-containing protein, translating into MMRFHISHLACLAAIIGAVFGAAPPVAAHQMTHVVFPGQSIQRAVDAAEPGDTVLVTPGTYRESVKVSTPGITLSGTGRETVIEPATTKAGSPCAEAGNGICVIGTKDHDVEGVTVASLTVTGFTGSGVFAMATDGLTVRNVTAVRNGVWGIAQERSVRGVFRKNTARDNGDAGLFLANTVKEEAGAADTRGTVVEHNRLEGNRIGITVRRLRNLTVAGNHLTGNCAGVFVVGDENKPRAGALTVRDNTVVKNNKSCPKTARLDALQGSGIVLTGAEDTLVTQNRVIGNTGNSPLSGGIVLFKSFVGTTSERNRITDNTLEGNAPADIVNTDAGKDNTFEHNVCRASKPAGMC; encoded by the coding sequence ATGATGAGATTTCATATCTCCCACCTGGCATGCCTCGCGGCGATCATCGGGGCGGTGTTCGGGGCCGCCCCGCCCGTCGCCGCCCACCAGATGACCCACGTGGTCTTTCCCGGACAGTCGATCCAGCGGGCGGTGGACGCCGCCGAACCCGGTGACACCGTCCTGGTGACCCCCGGCACCTATCGCGAGAGCGTCAAGGTGAGCACGCCCGGGATCACCCTGAGCGGCACGGGCCGCGAGACCGTCATCGAGCCGGCCACGACGAAGGCCGGCAGCCCCTGCGCCGAGGCCGGCAACGGCATCTGTGTGATCGGGACGAAGGACCACGACGTCGAGGGCGTCACCGTCGCCTCCCTCACCGTCACCGGGTTCACCGGCAGCGGCGTGTTCGCCATGGCCACCGACGGGCTCACCGTGCGGAACGTGACCGCGGTGCGCAACGGGGTGTGGGGCATCGCCCAGGAGCGTTCGGTGCGCGGGGTGTTCCGGAAGAACACCGCCCGGGACAACGGCGACGCCGGCCTGTTCCTCGCCAACACCGTCAAGGAGGAGGCGGGCGCCGCGGACACCCGGGGGACGGTGGTCGAGCACAACCGCCTGGAGGGCAACCGGATCGGCATCACCGTCCGGCGCCTGCGGAACCTCACCGTCGCGGGCAACCACCTCACCGGCAACTGCGCGGGCGTCTTCGTCGTGGGCGACGAGAACAAGCCGCGGGCCGGCGCGCTGACCGTGCGGGACAACACCGTCGTGAAGAACAACAAGTCCTGCCCCAAGACCGCGCGGCTCGACGCGCTCCAGGGTTCCGGCATCGTGCTGACCGGCGCCGAGGACACCCTGGTGACGCAGAACCGCGTCATCGGCAACACCGGCAACTCGCCGCTGTCGGGCGGCATCGTCCTGTTCAAGAGCTTCGTGGGCACCACCAGCGAGCGGAACCGGATCACCGACAACACGCTGGAGGGCAACGCCCCCGCCGACATCGTCAACACGGACGCCGGCAAGGACAACACCTTCGAACACAACGTCTGCCGGGCCTCCAAGCCCGCGGGGATGTGCTGA
- a CDS encoding acyl carrier protein: MSDRITVEELAELMKKAAGVTVAPDELRQRDDSGFDTFGLDSLGLLGIVGELENRYGTPMPPDAEKSKSPRQFLELVNSALLAGA, encoded by the coding sequence ATGAGTGACCGCATCACCGTGGAAGAGCTGGCCGAGCTCATGAAGAAGGCCGCCGGAGTCACCGTCGCCCCCGACGAGCTGCGGCAGCGCGACGACTCCGGCTTCGACACCTTCGGCCTCGACTCGCTCGGTCTGCTCGGCATCGTGGGCGAGCTGGAGAACCGGTACGGCACCCCGATGCCTCCCGACGCGGAGAAGTCCAAGAGCCCCCGGCAGTTCCTCGAACTCGTCAACAGCGCGCTGCTGGCAGGAGCCTGA
- a CDS encoding SRPBCC family protein: MSGHTQNEVTIAAPLDLVWEMTNDVESWPRLFSEYASAEILSREGNRTTFRLTMHPDQDGKVWSWVSEREPDPDTLTVRARRVETGPFAYMNIVWQYEKVPEGTRMVWTQDFAMRPDAPVDDAWMTDNINRNSKVQMALIRDRIEQAAEERRPVQMMSD, translated from the coding sequence ATGAGCGGACACACGCAGAACGAGGTCACCATCGCGGCGCCGCTGGACCTGGTCTGGGAGATGACCAACGACGTCGAGAGCTGGCCGCGGCTGTTCAGCGAGTACGCCTCCGCCGAGATCCTGTCCCGGGAGGGCAACAGGACCACGTTCCGGCTCACCATGCACCCCGACCAGGACGGCAAGGTGTGGAGCTGGGTCTCGGAGCGGGAGCCGGACCCCGACACGCTCACCGTGCGGGCCCGCCGGGTCGAGACCGGGCCCTTCGCCTACATGAACATCGTGTGGCAGTACGAGAAGGTCCCCGAGGGCACCCGGATGGTGTGGACGCAGGACTTCGCGATGCGCCCGGACGCCCCGGTCGACGACGCCTGGATGACGGACAACATCAACCGGAACTCCAAGGTCCAGATGGCACTGATCCGGGACCGCATCGAGCAGGCCGCCGAAGAGCGCCGGCCCGTGCAGATGATGTCCGACTGA
- a CDS encoding cupin domain-containing protein, producing MIKRHPGVVDLSEVEPNTRRGGDLRAMLTPATVGSTSGFMGVAIVQPGDRIAEHYHPYSEEFIYVVCGQLEVDLDGEPHELRPEQGLLIPSHMRHRFRNVGNVEARMVFHLGPLAPSPPLGHVDTETADGMPIPEAVHAGGAAERSGLRS from the coding sequence GTGATCAAACGTCATCCCGGAGTAGTGGATCTCAGCGAGGTCGAGCCCAACACCCGGCGCGGGGGCGATCTGCGCGCCATGCTCACCCCCGCCACGGTCGGCTCCACCAGCGGTTTCATGGGCGTGGCCATCGTGCAGCCCGGCGACCGCATCGCCGAGCACTACCACCCGTACTCCGAGGAGTTCATCTACGTGGTGTGCGGGCAGCTCGAGGTGGACCTGGACGGCGAGCCCCATGAACTGCGGCCCGAGCAGGGGCTCCTGATCCCGTCCCACATGCGGCACCGCTTCCGCAACGTCGGCAACGTGGAGGCCCGCATGGTCTTCCACCTCGGCCCGCTGGCCCCGAGCCCGCCGCTCGGGCACGTCGACACCGAGACCGCCGACGGCATGCCGATCCCGGAGGCGGTCCACGCCGGCGGGGCGGCCGAACGATCCGGGTTGCGCTCATGA
- a CDS encoding TcmI family type II polyketide cyclase, which yields MHQTLIVARMAPESALDIAKVFEESDRGELPHLVGVARRSLFQFDDVYLHLIESEQDPGPAIAKAAGHPEFRDVSERLAAYVSAYDPATWRSPKDAMARCFYRWERDTAS from the coding sequence ATGCACCAGACCCTGATCGTCGCCCGCATGGCCCCGGAGTCGGCCCTGGACATCGCCAAGGTGTTCGAGGAGTCGGACCGCGGCGAACTTCCGCACCTCGTGGGGGTCGCCCGGCGCAGCCTCTTCCAGTTCGACGACGTGTACCTGCACCTCATCGAGTCGGAGCAGGACCCCGGCCCCGCCATCGCGAAGGCGGCCGGACACCCCGAGTTCCGGGACGTCAGCGAGCGCCTCGCGGCGTACGTCAGCGCGTACGACCCGGCGACCTGGCGGTCGCCGAAGGACGCGATGGCGCGGTGCTTCTACCGCTGGGAACGCGACACCGCCTCCTGA
- a CDS encoding class F sortase, translated as MLGAAAILVLAVSLFGGNDGASEISRPPLAAPASVPAASAPPPGQAAGQPAGRQLPRSRPVRLLVPKISVDAPFTDLAIGPTGRLEPPPADDVNLVGWHAKGVSPGEPGTAIIAGHVDTATSAAVFVRLGELEKGDVFHVDRADGRRASFVVDSVETFEKDDFPSRRVYDDTARPEVRLITCAGDYDRSAKDYTDNLVVFAHLL; from the coding sequence ATGCTGGGCGCCGCGGCGATCCTGGTGCTCGCCGTCAGCCTGTTCGGCGGGAACGACGGGGCGTCGGAGATCTCCCGGCCGCCCCTGGCCGCACCCGCCTCGGTGCCGGCCGCGTCGGCTCCCCCGCCCGGACAGGCGGCCGGACAGCCGGCGGGCAGACAGCTCCCGCGTTCCCGACCCGTCCGGCTGCTCGTGCCGAAGATCTCGGTCGACGCCCCCTTCACGGACCTGGCCATCGGTCCCACGGGCCGTCTCGAACCGCCTCCCGCCGACGACGTCAACCTCGTCGGCTGGCACGCCAAGGGCGTCTCCCCCGGCGAGCCGGGCACCGCGATCATCGCCGGGCACGTCGACACGGCCACGTCGGCGGCCGTGTTCGTGCGCCTCGGTGAGCTCGAGAAGGGCGACGTCTTCCACGTCGACCGGGCCGACGGACGCAGGGCGTCCTTCGTGGTCGACAGCGTGGAGACGTTCGAGAAGGACGACTTCCCCAGCCGGCGGGTGTACGACGACACGGCCCGGCCCGAGGTCCGGCTCATCACATGTGCGGGCGACTACGACCGTTCGGCCAAGGACTACACGGACAACCTCGTGGTCTTCGCCCACCTCCTGTGA